From Streptomyces sp. NBC_01754, a single genomic window includes:
- a CDS encoding RNA polymerase sigma factor, which translates to MLGDDAELTAAVLAAQDGDEDAFRTVYRAVQPRLLGYIRTLVGEPDAEDVASEAWLQIARDLSRFSGDADRFRGWAARIARNRSLDHIRMRGRRPAVGGDDSELTGRPAESDTAGEALEALATGRTLDLIAQLPQDQAEAVVLRVVVGLDAKSAARTLGKRPGAVRTAAHRGLKRLAEMVGTDSCPDEEVPAGGGGLDAVPAQRLARGGAGAPAGVTHACAWTQKDM; encoded by the coding sequence GTGCTGGGGGACGACGCGGAGCTGACCGCCGCGGTGCTCGCGGCGCAGGACGGGGACGAGGACGCCTTCCGTACTGTGTACCGCGCCGTGCAGCCACGGTTGTTGGGCTACATACGGACACTGGTGGGCGAACCCGACGCCGAGGACGTGGCCTCCGAGGCGTGGCTTCAGATAGCGCGTGACCTGAGCCGGTTCAGCGGCGACGCCGACCGGTTCCGGGGCTGGGCCGCCCGGATCGCGCGCAACCGCTCGCTCGACCACATACGGATGCGGGGCAGGCGTCCCGCGGTCGGGGGCGACGACAGTGAGCTGACCGGCCGGCCGGCCGAGTCCGATACGGCGGGCGAGGCGCTGGAGGCGCTGGCCACGGGCCGTACCCTGGACCTCATCGCCCAACTCCCGCAGGACCAGGCGGAAGCCGTCGTGCTGCGCGTGGTCGTCGGGCTCGACGCGAAGAGTGCGGCCCGCACCCTGGGCAAGCGCCCCGGTGCGGTCCGTACGGCCGCGCACCGCGGGCTGAAGCGGCTGGCGGAGATGGTGGGTACGGACAGCTGCCCGGACGAAGAGGTTCCGGCGGGTGGCGGGGGACTGGACGCCGTACCCGCGCAGCGCCTCGCGCGCGGGGGTGCGGGGGCACCCGCCGGAGTGACGCATGCGTGTGCGTGGACGCAGAAGGACATGTGA